One part of the Streptomyces lienomycini genome encodes these proteins:
- the ehuB gene encoding ectoine/hydroxyectoine ABC transporter substrate-binding protein EhuB yields the protein MAPPHRTPTRGISVHTSGPTRRTLLAGVAALGALGAAGCSRVATASDVKGGDLLGRLRAQGVARLGIAGEIPFGYIDKNGELTGEAPELAKVVFKRLGVDRVQPVPTEFGSLIPGLASQQFDVVAAGMYINADRCQQVIFSDPDYQMLDAYIVRKGNPLGLHNYRDVVEKKAKFATGTGYAEIAYAVEHGYKEDDILIVPDQVAGLNAVEAGRVDVFAGTALTVREVVKKSSKAEATEAFAPLVDGKPHVDGGGFAFRPDETNLRDAFNVELQKLKKSGELLRILKPFGFTQNEMTDLTAKELCGG from the coding sequence ATGGCTCCACCACACAGAACCCCGACAAGGGGTATATCCGTCCACACATCCGGGCCCACACGCCGGACGCTGCTCGCGGGGGTCGCGGCGCTCGGCGCGTTGGGGGCGGCCGGCTGCTCGCGGGTGGCCACCGCGTCCGACGTCAAGGGGGGAGATCTGCTCGGGCGGCTCCGGGCACAGGGCGTCGCCCGGCTCGGCATCGCCGGCGAGATCCCCTTCGGGTACATCGACAAGAACGGCGAGCTGACCGGCGAGGCGCCGGAGCTGGCGAAGGTCGTCTTCAAGCGGCTCGGAGTGGACCGGGTGCAGCCGGTGCCGACGGAGTTCGGCTCCCTCATCCCGGGTCTCGCGTCGCAGCAGTTCGACGTCGTGGCGGCCGGGATGTACATCAACGCCGACCGCTGTCAGCAGGTCATCTTCTCCGACCCCGACTACCAGATGCTCGACGCGTACATCGTGCGCAAGGGCAACCCGCTCGGGCTGCACAACTACCGCGACGTCGTCGAGAAGAAGGCGAAGTTCGCCACCGGCACCGGGTACGCGGAGATCGCCTACGCGGTGGAGCACGGGTACAAGGAGGACGACATCCTGATCGTCCCCGACCAGGTGGCCGGCCTCAACGCCGTCGAGGCCGGGCGCGTGGACGTCTTCGCGGGGACCGCGCTGACCGTCCGTGAAGTGGTGAAGAAGTCCAGCAAGGCCGAGGCGACCGAGGCGTTCGCGCCGCTCGTGGACGGCAAGCCCCACGTCGACGGCGGCGGTTTCGCCTTCCGTCCGGACGAGACCAACCTGCGGGACGCCTTCAACGTCGAGCTGCAGAAGCTCAAGAAGAGCGGCGAACTGCTGCGCATCCTCAAGCCCTTCGGTTTCACCCAGAACGAGATGACCGATCTGACCGCGAAGGAGCTCTGCGGCGGATGA
- the ehuC gene encoding ectoine/hydroxyectoine ABC transporter permease subunit EhuC yields MTSGLWELVLQGVWVTVQLLFFSSLLATAVSFVVGVARTHRLWIVRFLAGFYTEVFRGTSALVMIFWVFFVLPPAFGWQLVPMWAGTLALGLTYGAYGSEIVRGALGAVDPAQKEGGIALSFTPWQRMKLILLPQAVPEMIPPFSNLLIELLKGTALVSVMGMGDLAFSGNLVRLALQESAEIYTYILLIYFVIAFLLTRVMRGLEKKLKAGVGKAPKKKTAAVRVPEGSGVS; encoded by the coding sequence ATGACCTCGGGACTGTGGGAACTCGTACTCCAGGGCGTCTGGGTCACCGTCCAGCTGCTCTTCTTCAGCTCGCTGCTGGCGACGGCCGTCTCCTTCGTGGTCGGCGTCGCGCGCACCCACCGGCTGTGGATCGTCCGCTTCCTCGCGGGCTTCTACACCGAGGTGTTCCGCGGGACCTCCGCGCTGGTGATGATCTTCTGGGTGTTCTTCGTGCTGCCCCCGGCCTTCGGCTGGCAGCTGGTGCCGATGTGGGCGGGCACGCTCGCGCTCGGCCTGACCTACGGGGCGTACGGCTCCGAGATCGTGCGCGGCGCGCTCGGCGCGGTCGACCCGGCGCAGAAGGAGGGCGGCATCGCCCTCAGCTTCACGCCCTGGCAGCGGATGAAGCTGATCCTGCTGCCGCAGGCGGTGCCGGAGATGATCCCGCCCTTCTCCAACCTGCTGATCGAGCTGCTCAAGGGCACCGCCCTGGTGTCGGTCATGGGCATGGGCGACCTGGCCTTCAGCGGCAACCTGGTGCGCCTGGCGCTCCAGGAGAGCGCGGAGATCTACACGTACATCCTGCTGATCTACTTCGTGATCGCGTTCCTGCTCACGCGGGTGATGCGCGGCCTGGAGAAGAAGCTGAAGGCGGGCGTCGGGAAGGCGCCGAAGAAGAAGACGGCGGCCGTGCGCGTGCCTGAGGGAAGTGGTGTGTCGTGA
- the ehuD gene encoding ectoine/hydroxyectoine ABC transporter permease subunit EhuD, whose amino-acid sequence MKWDWSAVSDFMPHFWDGLLVTLQILVLGSLVSFGLGLVWALLMRVPSRWVTWPVGVVTEFVRNTPLLVQLFFLFYVLPEWNITFSALTTGVVAIGLHYSTYTMQVYRAGIEAVPVGQWEAATALNLPLGKTWTAVILPQAIRRVVPALGNYVISMLKDTPLLMAITVLEMLGEARLFSQQNFQFTEPLTVIGVAFIIISYLASLALRALERRLVH is encoded by the coding sequence GTGAAATGGGACTGGAGCGCGGTCTCCGACTTCATGCCGCACTTCTGGGACGGTCTGCTGGTCACCCTGCAGATCCTGGTCCTCGGCTCGCTGGTCTCCTTCGGCCTCGGCCTGGTGTGGGCGCTGCTGATGCGGGTGCCGAGCCGCTGGGTGACCTGGCCGGTCGGCGTGGTCACCGAGTTCGTCCGGAACACGCCGCTGCTGGTGCAGCTGTTCTTCCTCTTCTACGTGCTGCCCGAGTGGAACATCACGTTCTCGGCGCTCACCACCGGTGTGGTCGCCATCGGCCTGCACTACTCGACGTACACGATGCAGGTCTACCGGGCCGGCATCGAGGCGGTGCCGGTCGGCCAGTGGGAGGCCGCGACGGCGCTGAACCTGCCGCTCGGCAAGACCTGGACGGCGGTCATCCTGCCGCAGGCCATCCGCCGCGTGGTGCCCGCCCTCGGCAACTACGTGATCTCCATGCTGAAGGACACGCCGCTGCTGATGGCGATCACGGTGCTGGAGATGCTCGGCGAGGCGCGGCTGTTCTCGCAGCAGAACTTCCAGTTCACCGAGCCCCTCACGGTGATCGGTGTGGCCTTCATCATCATCTCCTACCTGGCCTCCCTTGCCCTGCGAGCCCTGGAGCGACGCCTTGTCCACTGA
- the ehuA gene encoding ectoine/hydroxyectoine ABC transporter ATP-binding protein EhuA yields the protein MSTDTLPNPEKSPERGGGELIRLEQVTKRFGDNTVLDHLDFAVDAGKHVTLIGPSGSGKTTILRLLMTLLKPDEGTITVDGQKLFPATEKERREVRKQIGMVFQQFNLFPNMTVLRNITEAPVTVLGMSKDEAVERAKGLLDLVGLADKCDAHPAQLSGGQQQRVAIARALAMRPKVLLLDEVTSALDPELVAGVLDLLRDIARTTDITMLCVTHEMNFARDISDQVLMFDSGRVIEAGPPEKIFSEPEHDRTREFLSAVL from the coding sequence TTGTCCACTGACACTCTTCCCAACCCCGAGAAAAGCCCCGAGCGCGGTGGCGGTGAGCTGATCCGACTGGAGCAGGTCACCAAGCGGTTCGGGGACAACACCGTCCTCGACCACCTGGACTTCGCCGTGGACGCGGGCAAGCACGTCACCCTGATCGGGCCGTCCGGCTCGGGCAAGACGACGATCCTGCGCCTGCTGATGACGCTGCTCAAGCCCGACGAGGGCACGATCACCGTGGACGGGCAGAAGCTGTTCCCGGCGACCGAGAAGGAGCGGCGGGAGGTGCGCAAGCAGATCGGGATGGTGTTCCAGCAGTTCAACCTGTTCCCGAACATGACGGTGCTGCGCAACATCACCGAGGCGCCGGTCACCGTGCTCGGCATGTCCAAGGACGAGGCGGTGGAGCGGGCCAAGGGGCTGCTGGACCTGGTGGGCCTGGCCGACAAGTGCGACGCCCACCCCGCCCAGCTGTCCGGCGGGCAGCAGCAGCGGGTGGCGATAGCCCGGGCGCTGGCGATGCGGCCGAAGGTGCTGCTCCTGGACGAGGTGACGTCGGCGCTCGACCCGGAGCTGGTCGCGGGCGTCCTGGACCTGCTGCGGGACATCGCCCGCACCACGGACATCACCATGCTCTGCGTGACCCACGAGATGAACTTCGCCCGGGACATCTCGGACCAGGTCCTGATGTTCGACTCGGGCCGGGTCATCGAGGCCGGTCCGCCGGAGAAGATCTTCAGCGAGCCGGAGCACGACCGGACGAGGGAGTTCCTCAGCGCGGTGCTGTGA
- a CDS encoding IclR family transcriptional regulator: MALQHRPTAPYHSAQDALRVLETVTRHTSGVTDTEIARQSGLDRDRLAPLLRMLRREGYVEQTADGAYVTGEALARLGSAEGREVALREKLQHTLDRLRDSVGAAVYISRYVDGEVSVTQYADGPGTPRVNEWVDFRVSAHATAVGKSLLTQLDHAGRRDHLARHRMARLTSRTITSDKLLLSRLESQPPTVPVLDLQEYAVGTVCAAVPITAGSAVGCLALSLPVEHAHRLRRAADELNRGAAPVLLSMAI, translated from the coding sequence GTGGCGCTGCAGCACAGGCCGACCGCGCCGTACCACTCGGCCCAGGACGCCCTGCGCGTCCTGGAGACGGTGACGCGGCACACCTCCGGTGTCACCGACACCGAGATAGCTCGCCAAAGCGGCCTCGACCGGGACCGTCTGGCCCCGCTCCTGCGCATGCTGCGCCGCGAGGGCTACGTCGAGCAGACCGCCGACGGCGCGTACGTCACCGGGGAGGCGCTGGCCCGCCTCGGCTCGGCCGAGGGCCGCGAGGTGGCCCTGCGCGAGAAGCTCCAGCACACCCTGGACCGGCTGCGCGACTCGGTGGGCGCGGCCGTCTACATCAGCCGGTACGTCGACGGCGAGGTCAGCGTCACCCAGTACGCGGACGGTCCGGGCACGCCCAGGGTGAACGAGTGGGTGGACTTCCGCGTCTCGGCGCACGCGACCGCGGTGGGCAAGTCCCTGCTGACGCAGCTGGACCACGCGGGCCGCCGCGACCACCTGGCCCGGCACCGGATGGCCCGGCTGACCTCGCGCACCATCACCAGCGACAAGCTGCTGCTGTCCCGGCTGGAGTCCCAGCCGCCCACGGTGCCCGTCCTGGACCTCCAGGAGTACGCGGTGGGCACGGTCTGCGCGGCCGTTCCGATCACCGCCGGTTCCGCCGTGGGCTGCCTGGCGCTGTCGCTCCCGGTCGAGCACGCGCACCGGCTGCGCCGGGCCGCCGACGAGCTGAACCGCGGCGCGGCACCGGTGCTGCTGTCGATGGCGATCTAG
- a CDS encoding lytic polysaccharide monooxygenase auxiliary activity family 9 protein yields the protein MRTRTKLYAAALGMATTGALVLSSGGASGHGYTDLPVSRQKVCQNGTVSGCGSIQWEPQSVEGPKGFPASGPADGKICSAGHGTFAALDSPKQPNGQAWPTTRVNGGQSYTFRWQFTARHATTDFKYYVTKPGWNQNHNLARSDLNLTPFFTVPYGGKQPPATLSHSGTLPSGLSGHHVIVAVWTVADTANAFYACSDVTF from the coding sequence ATGCGCACAAGGACCAAGCTGTACGCGGCCGCGCTGGGCATGGCGACCACCGGAGCCCTCGTGCTCTCGTCCGGCGGTGCCAGCGGGCACGGCTACACCGACCTGCCCGTCAGCCGGCAGAAGGTGTGCCAGAACGGCACGGTGAGCGGGTGCGGCTCCATCCAGTGGGAGCCGCAGAGCGTCGAGGGACCCAAGGGCTTCCCGGCCTCCGGTCCGGCCGACGGAAAGATCTGTTCCGCGGGCCACGGGACGTTCGCCGCGCTCGACAGCCCCAAGCAGCCGAACGGCCAGGCGTGGCCGACCACCCGGGTGAACGGCGGGCAGAGCTACACCTTCCGCTGGCAGTTCACCGCCCGGCACGCCACGACCGACTTCAAGTACTACGTCACCAAGCCGGGCTGGAACCAGAACCACAACCTCGCCCGGTCCGACCTCAACCTCACCCCGTTCTTCACGGTGCCCTACGGCGGCAAGCAGCCCCCGGCCACGCTCTCCCACAGCGGCACGCTGCCCTCCGGGCTGAGCGGACACCACGTGATCGTGGCGGTCTGGACGGTCGCCGACACGGCCAACGCGTTCTACGCGTGCTCGGACGTGACCTTCTGA
- a CDS encoding SPFH domain-containing protein: MSTNTTSSTDPRAAAPDTTESAAGAEAGPRPARLIHNEATTEIPVHLLFRDDPDPAPVPLRPAVVARRQVPGERPRARRPVAARPRPVPSVDPELTERPARVLPGAAGVAAGLCGAAGCALTSWWAGLVPPLAAQALGLPAFAGVGLGPAQWAAYAGAGALGMFGFGGLARGRTGRAWVLGLFGRYRGTVRRTGLMWVNPLLLRRRVDVRLRHWRSEPMPAADGNGVALRAVTLVVWRVRDTARATLGVEDHETYLRECVEAALARVPVEPLGTVRSSADVAGDTLTRLVAADAAPVGLEVFSVRPVRVEYAPEVAAAMHRRRIAALDAAQRASVLTSVVDSVEDTVTRLTMRGLVELDDYERKVLVKDLTVAFCAGRGDTGA; encoded by the coding sequence ATGAGTACGAACACGACATCGTCGACGGACCCCCGGGCCGCGGCGCCGGACACCACCGAGAGCGCGGCCGGGGCCGAGGCCGGACCCCGGCCCGCCCGGCTCATCCACAACGAGGCCACCACCGAGATCCCCGTCCACCTGCTGTTCCGCGACGATCCCGATCCGGCGCCGGTCCCCCTGCGCCCCGCGGTCGTCGCCCGCCGGCAGGTCCCCGGGGAGCGGCCCCGCGCACGGCGCCCCGTCGCGGCACGACCGCGCCCGGTGCCGTCGGTCGACCCGGAGCTGACGGAACGTCCGGCCCGGGTGCTGCCCGGCGCCGCGGGCGTGGCCGCCGGTCTCTGCGGCGCGGCCGGCTGCGCCCTCACCTCCTGGTGGGCCGGTCTCGTACCGCCGCTCGCCGCCCAGGCCCTGGGACTGCCGGCGTTCGCGGGCGTCGGGCTCGGGCCCGCGCAGTGGGCGGCGTACGCGGGGGCCGGGGCGCTCGGGATGTTCGGGTTCGGCGGGCTGGCCCGGGGGCGAACCGGGCGGGCCTGGGTGCTCGGCCTGTTCGGCCGCTACCGGGGGACGGTGCGCCGCACCGGTCTGATGTGGGTGAACCCGCTGCTGCTGCGCCGCCGGGTCGACGTGCGGCTGCGGCACTGGCGCAGCGAACCGATGCCCGCGGCCGACGGCAACGGGGTCGCGCTGCGCGCGGTGACGCTGGTGGTGTGGCGGGTGCGGGACACCGCGCGGGCCACGCTGGGCGTCGAGGACCACGAGACGTATCTGCGCGAGTGCGTCGAGGCCGCGCTGGCCCGGGTCCCGGTGGAGCCGCTCGGCACGGTGCGCAGCTCGGCGGACGTGGCCGGGGACACGCTGACCCGGCTGGTGGCGGCGGACGCGGCGCCGGTCGGTCTGGAGGTGTTCTCGGTGCGGCCGGTCCGGGTGGAGTACGCCCCCGAGGTGGCCGCCGCGATGCACCGGCGCCGGATCGCCGCCCTGGACGCGGCGCAGCGCGCGAGCGTGCTCACCTCGGTCGTGGACTCGGTGGAGGACACGGTGACCCGGCTGACCATGCGCGGCCTGGTCGAACTGGACGACTACGAGCGCAAGGTGCTGGTGAAGGACCTGACGGTCGCCTTCTGCGCGGGTCGGGGCGACACGGGGGCCTGA
- a CDS encoding peptidoglycan-binding protein, with protein MEAPVFEEIDPAGDCGCPGCRHWRRVLPHAPAGRALAHPAACRALVVATAAASATVVSALGAGQAAAVPAAVHAPHRPGVPAEDEPGTPQGARGPLHGPAGRPVGPPARAELAALTRAEIIDRARTWVAAKVPYSLTAYWSDGYRQDCSGFVSMAWKLPANEWTGSLGSFADRITKEELQPGDMLLFHNASDPTKGSHVVIFGGWTDTAHTTYTAYEQTPPHTRRLDTPYAYWSDSAKYLPYRYKGVAASEQAESGKAAAEGAPPATADPAAASPGVAGPASHGVAGYPGRAMFGPGADNPYVTRLGRQLVRKGFGTHYTKGPGPRWGEADRRGVQAFQRAQGWRGGAADGHPGPETWRRLFS; from the coding sequence ATGGAGGCTCCCGTATTCGAGGAGATCGACCCCGCGGGCGACTGCGGGTGCCCGGGTTGCCGGCACTGGCGGCGCGTCCTGCCGCATGCCCCGGCCGGCCGCGCGCTCGCCCATCCGGCGGCCTGCCGCGCCCTGGTGGTGGCCACCGCCGCCGCTTCCGCGACCGTCGTGTCCGCGCTCGGCGCCGGGCAGGCGGCGGCGGTCCCCGCCGCCGTCCACGCGCCCCACCGGCCGGGCGTTCCCGCCGAGGACGAGCCCGGCACGCCGCAGGGTGCCAGGGGTCCGCTGCACGGTCCGGCCGGCCGGCCCGTGGGGCCCCCGGCCCGCGCGGAACTGGCCGCCCTCACCCGTGCGGAGATCATCGACCGGGCCAGGACGTGGGTCGCCGCGAAGGTCCCGTACAGCCTGACCGCCTACTGGTCCGACGGTTACCGGCAGGACTGCTCGGGCTTCGTGTCCATGGCGTGGAAGCTGCCCGCCAACGAGTGGACCGGGAGCCTCGGCAGCTTCGCCGACCGCATCACCAAGGAGGAACTCCAGCCCGGCGACATGCTGCTGTTCCACAACGCGTCCGACCCCACGAAGGGCTCCCACGTGGTGATCTTCGGCGGCTGGACGGACACGGCGCACACCACGTACACGGCGTACGAGCAGACCCCGCCGCACACCCGCAGGCTGGACACGCCCTACGCCTACTGGAGCGACTCCGCCAAGTACCTGCCGTACCGCTACAAGGGGGTCGCGGCGAGCGAGCAGGCCGAGTCGGGCAAGGCGGCCGCCGAGGGCGCCCCGCCCGCCACCGCCGACCCCGCGGCCGCGTCCCCCGGGGTGGCGGGCCCCGCCTCGCACGGGGTGGCCGGCTACCCGGGACGGGCGATGTTCGGGCCGGGCGCGGACAACCCGTACGTCACCCGGCTCGGCAGGCAGCTGGTGCGCAAGGGGTTCGGCACGCACTACACGAAGGGGCCGGGTCCGCGCTGGGGCGAGGCGGACCGGCGGGGCGTCCAGGCCTTCCAGCGCGCCCAGGGCTGGCGCGGCGGTGCGGCGGACGGCCATCCGGGCCCCGAGACCTGGCGACGGCTCTTCTCGTGA
- a CDS encoding glycosyltransferase family 2 protein, giving the protein MTSTPTGAGQDHDPSRTTQLRVPGHRNWNTGSFRRIRKTLPKYDYEHYSRLAGPLTQPDPNKPYRVQYRSLISQEPHRFRVALMLAAAPLLSVVLLVWLLQPEHWTERDYVAFDWLPALDIVMLVAIGLIELFRCLNVLSNAHATLVARDPVPVVPETGTKVAFLTSFVPGKEPLEMVTKTLEAAVKIRHRGLMHVWLLDEGDDPEVKEVCARLGVHHFSRKGVAKWNRKKGPHRAKTKHGNYNAWLEAHGDDYDFFASVDTDHVPLPNYLERMLGFFRDPDVGFVIGPQVYGNYDNPITKAAESQQFLFHALIQRAGNRYGGPMFVGTSNAVRIRALKQIGGLYDSITEDMATGFEMHRHKNPVTGRKWRSVYTPDVLAVGEGPNAWTDFFTQQMRWSRGTYETILKQYWKGWYSLPPSKLFNYTMMIIFYPMSALNWILAALSCCLFLGLGASGVNIDPAVWLMLYGNASALQIGLYVWNRRHNVSPHEPEGSGGVAGMIMSALSAPLYAKALIDSVLRRKSKFVVTPKGDSASPDTLFGTFRYHWYFIVIFGGSIAAGLAFGHSHPAMIIWATFALLITASPMFAWRHELRKAKKQPPAAAAEPAPRVPSQQPQQPTPEQAYAPYAPHAAHQQQAPYAPHAPQQKPSWAAPADGGDDQTMQIALGGLGGRKE; this is encoded by the coding sequence ATGACGTCGACGCCGACGGGCGCCGGGCAGGACCACGACCCGTCCCGGACCACCCAGCTCAGGGTGCCCGGGCACCGGAACTGGAACACCGGTTCGTTCCGCCGGATACGCAAGACGCTGCCCAAGTACGACTACGAGCACTACAGCCGCCTCGCGGGCCCCCTCACCCAGCCGGACCCGAACAAGCCGTACCGGGTCCAGTACCGCTCGCTGATCTCGCAGGAACCGCACCGCTTCCGGGTCGCGCTGATGCTGGCCGCCGCGCCGCTGCTCTCGGTGGTGCTGCTGGTGTGGCTGCTCCAGCCCGAGCACTGGACCGAGCGCGACTACGTGGCCTTCGACTGGCTGCCCGCGCTCGACATCGTGATGCTCGTCGCGATCGGCCTGATCGAGCTGTTCCGCTGCCTGAACGTGCTGTCGAACGCGCACGCCACCCTGGTCGCCCGCGACCCGGTCCCGGTGGTGCCCGAGACCGGCACCAAGGTCGCCTTCCTCACCTCCTTCGTGCCCGGCAAGGAGCCGCTGGAGATGGTGACGAAGACCCTGGAGGCGGCCGTGAAGATCCGCCACCGCGGTCTGATGCACGTCTGGCTCCTCGACGAGGGCGACGACCCGGAGGTGAAGGAGGTGTGCGCGCGCCTGGGCGTGCACCACTTCTCCCGCAAGGGCGTCGCGAAGTGGAACCGGAAGAAGGGCCCGCACCGCGCCAAGACCAAGCACGGCAACTACAACGCCTGGCTGGAGGCGCACGGCGACGACTACGACTTCTTCGCCTCCGTCGACACCGACCACGTGCCGCTGCCCAACTACCTGGAGCGGATGCTCGGCTTCTTCCGCGACCCGGACGTCGGCTTCGTCATCGGCCCGCAGGTCTACGGCAACTACGACAACCCGATCACCAAGGCCGCCGAGTCGCAGCAGTTCCTCTTCCACGCGCTGATCCAGCGCGCCGGCAACCGCTACGGCGGGCCGATGTTCGTGGGCACCTCCAACGCGGTGCGCATCCGGGCGCTCAAGCAGATCGGCGGTCTGTACGACTCGATCACCGAGGACATGGCGACCGGCTTCGAGATGCACCGCCACAAGAACCCGGTCACCGGCCGCAAGTGGCGCTCGGTCTACACCCCGGACGTGCTCGCGGTCGGCGAGGGCCCGAACGCCTGGACGGACTTCTTCACCCAGCAGATGCGCTGGTCCCGGGGGACGTACGAGACGATCCTCAAGCAGTACTGGAAGGGCTGGTACTCGCTCCCGCCGAGCAAGCTCTTCAACTACACGATGATGATCATCTTCTATCCGATGTCGGCCCTGAACTGGATCCTGGCGGCGCTGAGCTGCTGCCTGTTCCTGGGCCTGGGTGCGTCCGGCGTCAACATCGACCCGGCGGTCTGGCTGATGCTCTACGGCAACGCCTCCGCGCTCCAGATCGGCCTGTACGTCTGGAACCGCCGCCACAACGTCTCCCCGCACGAGCCGGAGGGCTCCGGCGGTGTGGCCGGTATGATCATGTCCGCGCTGTCGGCGCCGCTGTACGCGAAGGCGCTGATCGACTCCGTGCTGCGGCGCAAGAGCAAGTTCGTGGTGACTCCGAAGGGCGACTCGGCCAGCCCCGACACGCTGTTCGGCACCTTCCGGTACCACTGGTACTTCATCGTGATCTTCGGTGGCTCGATCGCCGCCGGTCTCGCCTTCGGCCACTCGCACCCCGCGATGATCATCTGGGCGACCTTCGCCCTGCTGATCACCGCGTCGCCGATGTTCGCCTGGCGCCACGAGCTGCGGAAAGCGAAGAAGCAACCGCCGGCCGCGGCGGCGGAGCCCGCCCCGCGGGTCCCGTCGCAGCAGCCCCAGCAGCCGACGCCCGAGCAGGCGTACGCACCGTACGCGCCGCACGCGGCACACCAGCAGCAGGCGCCGTACGCGCCGCACGCGCCGCAGCAGAAACCCAGCTGGGCCGCCCCCGCCGACGGGGGCGACGACCAGACCATGCAGATCGCCCTTGGTGGACTTGGGGGACGTAAGGAATGA